One window from the genome of Crassostrea angulata isolate pt1a10 chromosome 2, ASM2561291v2, whole genome shotgun sequence encodes:
- the LOC128174367 gene encoding uncharacterized protein LOC128174367, translating into MSHMPKWVTELIAKESRVKDCLEVWRQEQEAMRAERESARAERGAVRAEKEAERELEKVRLAHEREERQAKRDRDKWEAEKEIKLKELALKERELSDEESDNYDAIKTAILKRYELTSEAYRDKFRKCRQFSDESFKDFVVRAERFFHHWCDREDIGSDFELLFDLILREQVIGSCSNDLQLWVREHTPKSIKDVITLSESFQVAHKGSNAGGGRGNAGEKPGPRPNKFGLGQFQRGKHVSPSEQSKTCYKCNRVGHIAPNCPLRSTYQSKPPFNLNPGNQKSKERFGLCLGENMIVSDQGDGVHENKMVVKLSGVSATDESSLETCCESGLDLVSGEVGEKVVSVLRDTGCSTVFVNSKLVSDDEKTGRTKVITLADGTRRTCSEAIVSVKTPYISGKVHALCLDSPFADVIIGNNVSIVVPKEAAPLSMIETAETVDEEECGVVQTRSETRKQEDAKKPKLDDLKEVDTEHEDCCSKETAQ; encoded by the exons ATGTCACATATGCCGAAATGGGTGACCGAGCTTATCGCGAAAGAGTCAAGAGTCAAGGACTGTTTAGAGGTGTGGCGTCAGGAGCAGGAGGCAATGAGAGCTGAGAGAGAGTCTGCTAGGGCTGAAAGAGGGGCAGTGAGGGCAGAGAAAGAAGCTGAGCGAGAACTTGAGAAAGTAAGGTTAGCTCATGAAAGAGAGGAGCGGCAAGCtaagagagacagagataagTGGGAGGCTGAGAAAGAGATTAAGTTGAAAGAGTTAGCTCTTAAAGAAAGAGA ATTGTCAGATGAGGAGAGTGATAATTACGATGCTATTAAAACTGCTATTCTGAAAAGGTATGAATTGACTTCAGAGGCTTATCGGGATAAGTTTAGGAAGTGTAGACAGTTCAGTGATGAGtcatttaaagattttgttgTTCGTGCAGAAAGGTTCTTTCACCATTGGTGTGATAGGGAGGATATTGGGTCAGACTTTGAATTgttgtttgatttgattttgagaGAACAGGTGATAGGAAGTTGTTCAAATGATTTGCAATTGTGGGTTCGTGAGCATACTCCAAAGTCTATCAAAGATGTTATAACTTTGTCGGAGTCATTTCAGGTTGCACATAAAGGCAGTAATGCAGGTGGTGGACGAGGTAACGCAGGGGAAAAGCCGGGTCCCAGACCAAATAAGTTTGGTTTAGGTCAGTTCCAAAGGGGTAAGCATGTCTCGCCATCAGAGCAAAGTAAAACATGTTACAAGTGTAACCGGGTAGGACATATTGCGCCAAATTGTCCTTTGCGTAGTACATATCAGTCGAAACCTCCTTTTAATCTAAACCCAGGGAATCAAAAGTCGAAAGAGCGGTTTGGTTTGTGTCTTGGTGAAAATATGATAGTTTCTGATCAGGGTGATGGTGTTCATGAGAATAAGATGGTTGTTAAGTTGTCTGGCGTATCAGCTACTGATGAGTCTAGTCTTGAAACATGTTGTGAATCGGGTCTAGATTTGGTAAGTGGGGAAGTTGGTGAAAAAGTTGTCTCAGTTTTGAGGGACACTGGATGTTCCACTGTGTTTGTTAATAGTAAGTTGGTTTCAGATGATGAAAAAACGGGGAGAACAAAAGTAATCACTTTGGCCGATGGTACAAGGAGAACTTGCAGTGAGGCGATAGTAAGTGTGAAAACGCCATACATTTCAGGTAAGGTGCACGCGCTATGTCTTGACTCACCTTTTGCTGATGTAATTATTGGCAACAATGTAAGCATTGTAGTACCGAAAGAGGCAGCACCTTTGTCCATGATTGAGACTGCAGAAACAGTGGATGAAGAAGAATGTGGAGTTGTTCAAACTAGATCAGAGACAAGGAAACAGGAGGATGCAAAGAAACCAAAGCTGGATGATTTGAAAGAAGTGGACACAGAACATGAAG ATTGTTGCTCCAAAGAAACTGCGCAGTAG